A single genomic interval of Nycticebus coucang isolate mNycCou1 chromosome 21, mNycCou1.pri, whole genome shotgun sequence harbors:
- the LOC128573310 gene encoding rho GTPase-activating protein 20-like: MEKSSDRQKIEKIKRLLDQLPRANVVLLRYVFLVLSNIAELSAANEMDALHLGVCMAPSIIWHPSASREEMASAEKLVEFVIKNCRNIFGGHVTALFGESSGI; the protein is encoded by the exons ATGGAGAAAAGCAGCGacagacagaaaattgaaaaaattaaaag gctaTTAGACCAGCTACCAAGAGCAAACGTTGTGCTCTTACGGTACGTGTTCCTGGTCTTGAGTAATATCGCTGAACTCTCCGCGGCAAATGAAATGGATGCTTTACACTTAGGGGTGTGTATGGCTCCAAGTATTATTTGGCATCCTTCTGCGAGCAGAGAAGAAATGGCCTCTGcagaaaag cttgtggaatttgtgataaaaaactgccgcaacatctttggaggacacgtcactgccctgtttggagagtcatccggaatataa